ATCGCCAACGATGTTCGCTGGCGCAACGGTGTCGATGCCTCGGGATGGCGATCCGATCCACCCTATGGCGTGGGTTCAATTGGATATGCCAAGGCTGGAAAGATGGAGACCGTCTATCGGGTCACGGTGCTGGAACCGCCGCGGCGGGTTGACTGGGAATTCATCGAAGGCCCCTTCGTGGGACGCGGCGGCTATCGGCTCGAGCCCGTCGACGGGGGAACACGATTCACGCTCGTGGCAGATATCAAACCCCAGGGCATGATGAGACTAGTGGGGCCTCTGTTCTCCTGGGTTGGAAGACGTTCGAACCGGAAGGACGTGGAGACCCTGCGACAGATCATGGAGCACTCACCAGGCTAGCAGGCTTGGCTCGACGGACCTGCCGCTGGCCGCGGACATCTGACGCGTTCGCAGAATTGGGTCGGGAAGCAGTTGTCAAAACAGAAGCGATACCGAACAATCGATCCGTCCAGGAGTCGGAACGGAGGAAGGCAATGGATAAGATTCTGAAGATGTGGACCCCCGCGGCCTTGAGTCTGTTGAGAATCGTCACCGCTTTTCTGTTCATGCAGCACGGCGGGCAAAAACTACTCGGGTTTCCGGCGCCGCAGCGCCACGCGTTCGATCTCCTTTCCCTGTCGGGAATGGCCGGGGTACTGGAGTTGTTTGGGGGCGCGCTGTTGTTGGTTGGGCTCTTCACGCGACCCGTCGCTTTTTTGCTGTCCGGCCTTATGGCATTCGCCTACTTCATAGCCCATGCGCCCAGGAACTTCTGGCCGCTGATAAACCACGGCGAACTGGCCGTCCTGTTCTGCTTCGTGTTTCTCTATCTAGCGTTCGCCGGCGGAGGGAGCTGGAGTGTGGACAGGCTGTTGGCACGCAGTCGTTGATCGAATTGTGGGGCAGACCGAACCCTTTTGCCTTGTCTCACCCACGCCGTTCTTATCCCCATTGCTGGTCCGCAGTGGATGGCAACGGGGCGACACCGGGCTGGCAGCGGTCCCTGGCGGGAAGGAAAATAAAATAGGAACTAAATGACGGTTATAGACCCGGGACGTTTGGGATCAAGAGGGAGAGATAACGGTGAAGAAAGTTGTTTGGATAGCGGGTGTGATTCTGGTGTTGCTGGCGGGGTATGTTGCTGCTGGTCCATATTTAACAGTGTCAGCGATAAAAACAGGAGTTATTGAACAGGATTCAAAGAAATTATCTGAAAATATAGATTTTCCAAAACTTCGCCAGAATCTGAAGGGCCAACTCAACGCAGCAATGATGAAAAACATTTCCGCCGAGGAAAAGGACAATCCATTTGCAGTTCTCGCGGCTGGCCTGGCAATGAAAATGGCGGATGCAATCGTAGATTCGTACGTTACGCCGAGCGGCTTGGCCTTGATGATGGAGGGGAAAGAGCCACCGAAAGAACAAGGAACAGAAACTGCGGCGCCACCAAAAAAGGATGAATTATTCAGAAACGCAAGGTACTCGTACGATTCCATAAACCAGTTCTCAATTTGGGTGCCGGATGACAAGGGACAAGAAACAAGATTCGTACTACAGCGAGACGGTCTCTCCTGGAAACTCGTGAATCTTGTTCTTCCCATCTAGTCGTTAGGCATAAAGTATCCGATTCTGGTGACTAGCGGACAAAAGGTGTCGAATTCTGTATCGCCGTTTGGAGTGGTCCAGGATTATGTATATATATGGGATAGGCCCGCGGTCTGAGTTGTCCAATAGATATCAATGTCGGCTTATTAGCTAGCAGAAGTGGATAGGCGCATGATCTGCGATAAATGGAAATTTGCCATAGGATTCCCGGAGAAGCGGAAGAAAGATCTTGCTGGAATAGGGCATTTTCTGGATGTTGTGGCACTAGTCCACAATTCCATGCATGCAATACATGTCCGACCTAAACATGGTCGCGACGGAGGCCTGAAGCAAGCTACACAAGCGATCTTTACTTTTTCTGTTTCGAGGGAAGCCTTTGATGCATTCTTCAATAGCGCAGCAGGATATAGGGCACAATATTTGGTAAACCCCCTGGTTGGACTGGCAATGAATCTATATTTGCTGAAGCGTATAGAGCAACCGCTCATTGAAGCCGCCTTTCACTCAGGTGAACCGGAATTGTCCGATGCAAAGAGATCGTTGAGAGCAGTTTCCTCAAAGATCTGGATTGATGAAGACTTCTATGTATTCAATCCGCCGTCACGAGATCTGGCCATTGAAACATGGGAAAAAGAGGCAAATGCCGGCTCTGACAAGGCCAAGTGGGGACTTAGTGCTCCTGAAGGTACTCGATTACAGGTCAAAGGTGCGCTACTGGATCGATGGGGCAATGAGCTAGTCCCGCAAAAGAAAGTACTTCGGCACGAAGAAATCCACAGGTATGGTTATTCGTAAAGCAACAAGCGCCTTCTTTGGTGCAGGCGCAGGAAAGAGGGGAAGTTCAATGAAAAGGTTATTGAACAGTCTCTTGTTCTTTTTTGCGTGGCTCGGTGTAGCTTCAAGTGTTTTCGCCAGCCAGGATGCCTTTTGTGCAGGATTTGAGCAGGGATACAAATCGATAAAGGGAGATATGGCAATAGTTCCAACATGCCCTTTCGCGCCGATTACACCGATGGGCTCTACGGATTTTCGAGAAGGAATAAAGGCTGGAGTTAGGGCCGCCAAAAGAGGGTATTAGCAAGTCATTCCGTCCTTTGCTATTTCCGGCCAACACTCGGGGATAAGTGGACATTAAGAACGCAGGAGACAAACCAACTTACAATGTCCGCTAACGACCCAGAGCGGACTTCACTGAACAACGACTTGTTGAAGATGCCGAAATTCGTGAGTTTCTTGATTCATCGATGGCTATAGTGACGCGGATGATTCCTTCGTTGACTGTTCGTGTCTGATGAAGTCCCCGAATTCGGCACATTTTTCAGAACTAACGTACCAACAACACCTTGTTTTGCAGTTGTTCACTATCGCTTTCAGCCGGCGTGGCACGCGCTACTATCTTCCAATGAGAGCGCGACAAC
This Acidiferrobacteraceae bacterium DNA region includes the following protein-coding sequences:
- a CDS encoding SRPBCC family protein — translated: MSATTLIRRPPKEIYEFLKDIANDVRWRNGVDASGWRSDPPYGVGSIGYAKAGKMETVYRVTVLEPPRRVDWEFIEGPFVGRGGYRLEPVDGGTRFTLVADIKPQGMMRLVGPLFSWVGRRSNRKDVETLRQIMEHSPG
- a CDS encoding DoxX family protein, with product MDKILKMWTPAALSLLRIVTAFLFMQHGGQKLLGFPAPQRHAFDLLSLSGMAGVLELFGGALLLVGLFTRPVAFLLSGLMAFAYFIAHAPRNFWPLINHGELAVLFCFVFLYLAFAGGGSWSVDRLLARSR
- a CDS encoding DUF2939 domain-containing protein, which encodes MKKVVWIAGVILVLLAGYVAAGPYLTVSAIKTGVIEQDSKKLSENIDFPKLRQNLKGQLNAAMMKNISAEEKDNPFAVLAAGLAMKMADAIVDSYVTPSGLALMMEGKEPPKEQGTETAAPPKKDELFRNARYSYDSINQFSIWVPDDKGQETRFVLQRDGLSWKLVNLVLPI